A window of Nocardioidaceae bacterium genomic DNA:
CGTCTCCGCGAGTCGGACCACCGTGGTGAGTCTCTGCTGCACCACGGCAGCGAGGAGACCCTGGGCTTCCCGCTCGGAAGGGCACGAGGAGGCATGCAGCAGCGCGGCCGGCTCGACGCGCAGCCTCGGAGGGCCCCCACGGGCGGTCGTCCAGCATGCGAGGTCCCGACGCGTGCGCACGTGCTCCACTCCGTCGACCGACGCGGGCAGATGAGCATCGACAGGCACGAGCACTGTGACGTGAGCACGTTCCCAACTGCGGAGTCCAGCGGCGCTCAGGGCATGGATGCCGCCCACGACACCCTCTGTCGAGGGCGTCAGCACCCCGACCCACGCGAGCTGCTCGACTGTCAGCGGACCGGTGAAGCAGGACACGACCGTCGGCGACCGTTCCGCCCATCGACCCCCGGCGACCTGGTTGCGTACCCGGTCGCTGTCGATTCCCAGGGCCCGCAGCTGTCGGCGCGCGAGGATGCCCGCCTGCGCCTGCGCCAGTCCGTGCCACTGCATCGACACAGGATGCAGCGGAAGCGTCGTCTCCTCGGGTCGTCATCCACAGCCTCCTCAGCCCGAGCGCTGCGTGGGAGCCAGGACGCGGCGGAGCGCGTCGAGGCTCCCACGCGAGGTCTGGTCAGCCCGAGAGACCGAGCAGTCTCACGCCGTCCAGGGTCACCAGGGCGACGCGGCCGTCGCCGAGGGGGAGGGTGCGGGCGGCGTAGGAGTCGTACGGGCGCAGCTGTGCCGCCTCGCTCAGGGTCACCGATCCGGCGTCGTCGACGTCGATGCGGGTGACGTACGCGGTGGGGCGCCGCGACCCGTACTCGTCGCTGACGACGAACCCGGTCGAGGAGTCCGGCAGCCAGGTGAACGCCCGGGGGTCGGGGTTGAAGGAGGTGTTCCGCTGCAGCGTGGTGAAGTCCAGCTCGGTCGGCGAGCCGAGGTCGGAGACGTCGAAGACCGAGGCCTTCGCCGCCGTGGCGCGCACGAACGCCCGCTCGCCCTGTCCGACCACGCGCGTGGCGGTGCCGAGTCCCAGCAGCCGGTCCTCGCCGATCGGGTGCAGGTAGGAGGAGAAGCCGGGGATCTTCAGCTCGCCGAGCGTCTCGGGCTGCCCGGTCGAGACGTCGACGGTGTAGAGCGGGTCTGTCTGCACGAAGGTCACGACGATCGCGAGGTCGTCGAACCAGCGCACCGACTTGATCTCCTCGCCGATGCCGAGCCCGTCGGCGCGGCCCGTCTCGACGAGCCGGTCGCCCTCGGGTGCGAAGGAGATGACCGCGTTCTCCTCGGGCATCCAGCTGTCGTAGCCGATGCCGGCGGCGACGCGGATCCGGTCGTCGTGGGCGTCGATCGACCACCGGTCCTTCAGCCCGCCCTCGAAGCTGCCGGAGGCCCGCCAGACGGCGTCGAGGCCGTCGAGGTCGAAGACGTGCAGCGACGTCTCGGGTCCCTCGGCGGCGTCCGCGCCCTCGCGCCGCAGCTCGACACCCCACGTCCATCCCCACCGCGAGGTGGCGACGACGAGCTGGTCGGTCGAGGAGTACGCCAGGTCGCCCGAGGCGACCAGCGCGGTGGCGGACCGCGAGGCCGCCGGGTCCGAGGCCGTGCCGTCGAGGCCGATCACCGACAGCGTGCCGTAGCCCGAGCCGTCGGCGGGCCGCAGCACCTCGTCGCAGTCCGTCAGCTGCTCGCCGTCGCCGACCGAGGGGAGCCACGCCTCCAGCGGCGCCTCGCGGACCAGGCGACGGTTCTCCCGGCGCGCCTCGGCCGCCGTCAGTCGCTCGGGTCCGTCGCCGGACCGCGTACGCATCACCGGCGAGACGAAGTCGATGTCGGGGGAGGAGTCCGAGGTCACGAGGCGCACCACGTCGTCGTACTGCCGGGCGGAGACCAGGCTGCCGTCGTACTGGGTGTCGGAGGTGACCTGCGGCGCCGAGCGGTCGGAGACGTCGATGGTGACCACGCGCGTCCGGGCGTCGCCGACCGGCCCGATCATGAGCGAGTCGGCGACGACCGAGCGGCCCAGCGAGGCGATCGGGTAGTCCGAGCCGCCCTGGGTGATGACGTGGACGGTGTCGTCGACGAGCAGCAGCTCGGCGCCGGACACGCCGCGGGGCAGCGCGAACCGGGCGACCTGCTCGGGTGCGTCCCCGGTGACGTCGGTGACCACGAGCGCCTGCTCGACCACCTGGTAGACGTACGCCGCGTCGGTCTTGGCCACGTCAGGCTCGTCGACCCCGGCCTCCTGCACGTTGGTGCCGGTCTCGCCGCTGCCGACCGCGTCGGAGACCGCGGCGGCGTCGCGGGCGACCGATCCGCCGACGCTGCTCTGCGCGACGGCGTCCAGCGCATAGACCGGCCCACCCCCCAGCCCGTACGCGGTGACCTCGGGCAGCGCCTGCTCGACGTAGTACTGCCGCAGGGCCTCGCACGAGTCGAACGCGACCAGCCCCGGCGCCGCTGCGGCCGGGGCGGGCTTGCCGACGCCGCCGGTCGGGACCCCGTCGGGCACGACGCCGAGGGCCAGCGCGCCAGCCAGGCCGACGACGCCCGCGGCGGTCACTCCCACCCGGGTCCTGGTGCTGAATCGTCGAGCCACGACTGCTCCTCATCTCGGCCGGCGCCGCCCGGGCGCCGGTGACCAGTGTCTCGGGGATGGGACGCAGCCGCATGGCATCCGGTTCCCCGGGAAGGACACGGATGCGCAACGACCCGAGCCACCACCCCCGCAGGAGCCCGCCGTGCCCGACCGCGCCCACCCCGACCGCGACTACGACGTCGTCCTCTTCGGAGCGACCGGCTTCACCGGACAGCTCACCGCCGCCTACCTGGCCGACCACGCCCCCGAGGGCTTCCGGTGGGCGCTCGCCGGCCGCTCGAAGGAGAAGCTCGAGAAGGTACGCGCCACGCTGGCCGAGAAGCACGAGCTGGCAGCCGAGCTGGACCTGCTCGTCGCGGACGTGACCGACCCGGCCTCGCTGCGCCGCGTCGCCGAGTCCACCGGGTCCGTCGTGACGACCGTCGGGCCCTACCTCGAGCTCGGCGAGCCGCTGGTGAAGGCGTGCGCGGAGGCCGGCACCGACTACCTCGACATCACCGGCGAGCCGGAGTTCGTCGACCGGATGTACCTCGAGCACCACGACAAGGCCGTCGAGACCGGCGCCCGCCTCGTGCACGCCTGCGGCTTCGACTCGATCCCGCACGACCTCGGAGCCCTGCACAACGTGCTGCAGCTGCCCGACGACGAGCCCGTCACGATGCGGGGCGTCGTCCGCGCCCAGGGCACCTTCTCCGGCGGCACCTTCGCCTCGGCACTCACCGCGATGTCGCGGGCGCGCCAGATGCAGGAGGTCTCGCGACGACGTCGGTCCAAGGAGCCCGCGCCGGCGGGCGGCCGCCGCTCGCGGCCCAAGGGCACCAAGCCGCGGCGCGACTCCGTGCTCGACCTCTACCTGCTGCCGATGCCGACGCTGGACCCGCTGGTCGTCGCACGCTCAGGTCGCGCCATGCCGGTCTACGGGCCGGACTTCACCTACAGCCACTACGCCGGCATCGAGCGCCTGCCCGTCGCGGTCGGGGGTGCGCTCGGCGTCACCGGTCTGGCCGCCGCGGCGCAGCTCGGCCCGCTGCGCAAGTTCCTCATCAAGCGGGTGCCGCAAGGATCCGGCCCGTCCGCGGAGCGACGCGAGAAGAGCTGGTTCACCGTCGACTTCATCGGCGAGGCCGCCGATGGCACCACGGTCCACACCCAGGTCGCGGGCGGTGACCCCGGCTACGAGGAGACCTCGAAGATGCTGGCGGAGTCCGCTCTGTGCCTCGCCTTCGACCCGGTGCCCGAGACCTCCGGCCAGGTGACGACGGCCGAGGCGATGGGCCTGCAGCTGGTCGACCGGCTGGACAAGGCGGGCATCACCTTCAGCACGCTCTGAGGCCCTGTCCAGTCCAGGGATCCTCCACCCGGCGAGTCGCGGACGAACTCGCTGGAAGCGTGGGCCGGAAGAGGCGTCCGCGACTACGATCGGGACAGCCTGGTGACGCGTCCTCGCGCCGGTGCTCGGGTGAAGGGGAGGGGACTTCGTGCTGTCTCGCACGCGTACGCGCCGCGCCAGGGGATCCGCCCCGGTCGGCCTGCTCTCGGCCCTGGCGGTCTCGGGTCTGACGACCACTGTGCTGCTCGGCTCGACGGCGTCGCCCGACCCGGTGGCAGCACCCTCCCGCAGCGACGAACCGGCCCGATCCGTCGCGGCGGCGACCGCAGACCTGCCGACGTCCACGCGTACGACCCCCTCCCTGCGCGTCGTCACCGCCGCCGCGAGCGCCGCGATGCGCGACGTGCCCGTGCAGGAGGCCGTGCTCGTCGCCGGCACCGTCGGCGCCTCCCGCGTCGTCGTGCAGGCGGCGCCGACCCCCGCGGAGCGTCGCGTACGCGTCAAGGCGCCCTGGACCGCGTCCGCTGAGGGAGTCCACGGCGTCCCGACCACGGCGCTGGAGGCCTACCAACGGGCTGCGAGGGCTGTCGCCGGCAGCTGCACCATCCCCTGGACGCTGCTCGCCGGCATCGGTCGGGTGGAGACCGACCACGGCCGCTACGGCGGCTCGAGCCTCGGCACCGACGGCATCTCCCGTCCCCTGATCCGAGGCCTCCCGCTCAACGGCGTGGGCCCCGTCGCGGCGATCCGTGACTCCGACCGCGGGCAGCTCGACGGCGACAGGGTCTGGGACCGCGCCGTCGGCCCCATGCAGTTCATCCCCACGACCTGGGCGAGCTGGGCCTCCGACGGCGACGGGGACGGTGTCACCGACCCCGACGACATCGACGACGCGGCGCTCGCCGCCGCGCGCTACCTGTGCCGGTGGAGCTCGGGCCTCACCGAGCTGAGCAACCAGCAGGGCGCCGTCCGCACGTACAACAACGACGGCTACTACGTCGACCTCGTGCTGGCGTACGAGGTCGGCTACCGCACCGGGGTCTTCGACCTCCCGACGCCTCCGCCCTCAACCGAGGACGCCGAGCAGCTCGCACAGGAGCGCGCCGAGCGACGCGAGCGTCGTCGGGAGCAGCGTGAGCGCGAGGAGCGCCGGCAGCAGCGCGCCGAGGAGCGGGCGGCCCGGCAGGAGGCGCGGCAGGCCGAGCGCGACCGTCGGGAGGCCGAGAAGGACGCGGCCGGCGAGGGATCGACGCCCGACCAGCCGACTCCGTCGCCGACCAGGCCTCCGAAGCCGTCGCCGGAGCCCCCGAAGCCGACCCCGACGCCCACGCCCAAGCCGACACCGACGCCGAAGCCGACTCCCACGACGCCTCCGGCGTCCGAGGAGCCCACCACGCCGCTGGAGGGCACCGGCCTGGTCCCCTGATCGGGCCGGCAGCAGGCACGACAGCAGGCACGACAGCAGGCGCCCGGTCCGGAGACCGGGCGCCTGCTGCGTGTTCGGCGCCGGTGGAGGGTGCAGGCAGTCAGCGCCGCTCGATCGTCACCGCCAGGGTGCCGGCGTTGTCGGCGAAGTCGTCGTCGGCGATCGAGAACCGCAGCGGCCCGTCCTGCGAGGTCGTGGCCTCCAGCGTGTAGACGTGGTCGGCGTCGCAGCTGCCGCCGTCGCGGGGCGCCCAGGTGAGGATCTGCCCGTTGACCAGCAGGTCGCCGAGGGGCTGTCGGTTGCCGCCGACGTACCCGTCGACCCGGACGTCGCGCCACCGCCTGTCGTTCCAGGCGTTGGTGCACTCGGCGTCGGCGGTGATCCACTCGGCGCCGTCGCGCAGGCGGTAGGTGCCCTCGACGGTGATGCGGATCCGCGTCCCGGCCGCCCAGTCGCTCGACAGCGTCTCCGAGGGCGTCGCGGCGTCGACCAGCAGCGTCTCGCCCTGGGCGTCGGGTTCGGGGGCGTCGCGCGGACCCTCGTACGGCGCCACGGAGACCTGCACCCGACCGCGGTTGTCGGCGTAGGAGCCGGGGTCGTGGACGCGGACGTTCAACGGCATCGTGTCCTCGGCCCGCCACAGGAACGTGTACGTGTGCCCGGCGTCGCACTCGGCGCCGGAGGCGGCGCGGCCGCTGATGGTGGCCCGTCGCGGCACCATGCCGTCGCGGCTGAGCCGTCCGACGAGCACGTCGTAGGAGTCGATGTCGCTGCGGAAACGGTCCCGGGTCCAGGTGGCGTCGGACGTCGTCCGCGTGCACTCGGCGTCCGCGGCCACCCCGGTGCCGTCGAGCCACAGGCCCGACACGGTGACCTCGTAGTCGCGGCCGCCACGCAGTGCGACCCCTGAGCTGCGACCGGCGGCGGCCTTCGCGGGCACGGTCCACGAGGCGCGCTCGGCGACCTGGCCGAGGTCCACGACGTGCACGCTCATGCGGCCGGAGTTGTCGGTGTAGCTGGTCGGGTCCCAGACCGTGAAGGGAACCCGGCCGGTCCGTGGGGCGGTGTAGATCCAGCGGTAGGTGTGGGTGTCGCTGTCGCACTCCTGGCCGTTGTCGGCGTCGGCGTAGAGGTCACGGCCGTCCACGTAGAGGTCGAGGTGGTCGGCCTCGTACGCATCGGTCCGGATGGAGCGGCTGCGTCGCCAGTCCGAGGACGGCGCGACCGCGCACTCCGCGTCGGCGCGCGCGGCGGGGTCCTCGGCGTAGCTCCACGTGCCGGACACCTCGAGCAGGTAGTCGCGGCCGGCGACCATCGCGCCCTCGGTCAGCGTGCCGCGCCGGGCCCGGGAGGACACCTCGACGGTCTCCTCGGTCAGCGGTGCGGCCTGGAGGAGCGAGGGGTCCGGCTGGGGCTCGGGCAGACGACGCTCGGGGTCGCGGGTGGAGTCCGGTGAGGGGACGGGGTAGGAGTGGTCGCCCGTGCCCGGCGTCGTGTCGCCGCCACCCCCGCCCACGGGCGTCGGGTCCGTGACGGTGCCGCCGAGCGGGAACCGGGTCCGGTTCCAGAACGACGTCTTGCCGCGCGCCCCGGTCCACGACAGCGAGAAGTGCACGTGGTCGCGGTGGGCGCTGGAGCCGGTGTACGGCCGCCAGCCCTCCGAGGCGCGGTAGGCGCTCCAGATGCGCCGGTTCCAGATCATGTACTGGATGCCGAGGCGGCGCGCGTTGGCCCAGTGGTTGCCGTGCCGGTCGGTCTTGAGCAGCCAGCCCATCAGCTTGGCGACCTGCTTGCGCTCGGTGGCGTCGTAGTAGTCCATGCCCCAGTCGAAGGCGCGGCCCTCCTTGTGCTCGGAGGTGCCCCCGACGTTGCAGGCGCGCACGATGCCGAGGCTGGAGGAGCGCGGGTAGGTGCGCAGCAGCAGGTTGGCGAACGCCGTCGTCCCGCGCTTGGCAGTGGGGGAGCAGGTGGTCTGCCCGACGTACGAGGCGAGCCCCTCGATGCGCGGCCCGAACGCGAATCCGGCCTTGGGGACCAGCGCCGCGGCCGCGGGCAGGCAGATGAGCAGCACCACGAGCGTGGCGGCGGCGACCCGACGGCGCTGCTCACCGTGGGCGGACAGGCGTGCGGGCATGCGGGTGGACGGCTCGGAGATCATGGTGCGGACCCTCGGTGTGCTCTCGGTCTGGTCGACCCACCACCGGGCTCGGGAGGGTCGAGGGCGCCGGCGCGCCGACGACCGAGTCATCGTGAATAACGATTCCGTGACGGCGGACCGGATCGTCCGAGATATGACCGAGAGGTCTAGAGCGCTGGTGCAGCGCTCGTGGTGTCTCAGACGGCGCGAGGGGCGTACATGATCACGGCGACACCGACCAGGCAGATGACGGCCCCGGTGACGTCGTAGCGGTCGGGCTCGAAGCCGTCCAGCACCATGCCCCACACGAGCGAGCCGGCGACGAAGACGCCTCCGTACGCCGCGAGGATCCGTCCGAAGTTCGCGTCCGGCTGCAGCGTCGCCACGAAGCCGTAGAGGCCGAGCGCCACGACGCCGAGGCCGATCCAGAGCCATCCCCGGTGCTCGCGCACGCCCTGCCAGACCAGCCACGCACCACCGATCTCGGCGAGCGCGGCGAGCACGAAGAGGGCGATCGAGCGCACGACGTCCATGGGGTCATGATGCCGACGCGACGCCTGGCCGTGCCGAGCGGTGCATGCCCCGCGCCTCGTCGTGGTGCCCCAGGCAGGAGTCGAACCTGCGACCTTTCGCTTAGGAGGCGGCTGCTCTATCCGCTGAGCTACTGGGGCCCTGTGCTGCGTCGCCGCTCATCCTGTCAGGTCTCGACTTCGTCCAGATCGGGGCGTCGCGCGTCGAAGAGGCGCCGGAATGTGCGCTTGTTGGCATCATGGGTCCGTTGTGCCGTCTGGTGCGACGCCCCGATCCCTGCAGAGGAGCCCTGGTGAGCCGACGCGCTGCTCCCAGCGTCCCCGCATCGTCCTCGCCCCGTCGCCGCTCGCGCCTGAAGATCACGGCAGCCGTCCTGGCGGCGCTCGCGGTGGTCGTCGTGGGCGGCCTGGTCGTGGTCTACGAGAAGCTCGACGGCAACCTGAACGTCACCGACGTCGCCGGCCAGCTGCGCGACCGTCCCGAGCAGTCCCCGCTGCCGACGGGGGAGGACGGTGAGGAGCCGACCGCGCCGGTGAACATCCTGGTGATCGGCTCGGACACGCGTGCGGGCGAGGGCAACGGCATCGACGACCAGAACCCGGGGCAGCGCTCCGACACCAACATCCTGCTGCACCTCTCCGGCGACCGGTCCTTCGCGTACGGCGTGAGCATCGCCCGCGACACCGTCGTCGAGCGTCCTGACTGCTACACCGACACCGGCGAGGTCATCCCGGGCGGGCTCGACATGTGGAACGCGGCGTACGAGGAGGGAGGGGCCGCCTGTCTCATCCAGCAGACCGAGCAGCTGACCGGCGTCCGCATCGACGACTTCGTGGAGATCGACTTCAACGGCTTCCGCGAGATGGTCGACGCCCTCGGGGGAGTGACGGTGTGCGTGCCGGAGGAGGTCAACGACACGACCGGCAACATCTACCTGCCCGCAGGCACCTACGAGGTCGAGGGTCAGCAGGCGCTGGACTACGTCCGCGTCCGCTACTCCGTCGGCAACGGCAGCGACGTGGGCCGCATGAAGCGGCAGCAGGCCTTCATGGCCACCATGGTCAACGAGGCCACCTCGGCGGGCACGCTGGCGAACCCCGTCAAGCTCTACAACTTCCTCGACGCCGCGACGGAGTCCCTCACCATCAGTTCCGGGCTCGGGTCCCTGGCCGATCTCGTCGGCCTCGCCCGACAGGTCAACGGCATCGGCCTGGACCGGGTGCAGTTCACCTCGGTGCCGATCCGTCAGTACGAGCCCGACCCGAATCGCCTGGAGTGGAAGCCTCGAGCCGCCGAGCGGCTGTGGGAGCTCATCCGCACCGACCAGCCGCTGTCCGGTGGCCTCACCAAGGACGTGGTGACCGCCGCGGAGGGGGTCCCGGGCTCCGAGCCCAGCGACTCGCCGTCGGCGACCGCGAGCGCATCGGCCATCCCGGACCCCGAGGAGTCGGCGAAGGCTGCGGCGGAGGCCGAGCGCCGGCTCGCGAACGGACTCTGCGCCTGAGGCTGCCAGGTCGTCCCTGACTCCCACGGGGGCTCGCCACGCCCGGCACGCCGCGGCTCCTGGCAACGGACTCGGCTTATCGTGATGTTTTCGTTATGATGAGCGCACATCGAGGTCAGTGAGGTGACGATGCGCGTCGCAGTGGTCCGCAGCGCTCGCAGCGCGCGTGCCGTTCTCGTGGACTCCGTGCTCACCGCGCTCGACCGGGCGGGTCACGTCCCGGTCGAGGTTCCGGTCACCACGGGAGCGACCGTCGATCTGGGCTGCTACGACGCCGTGCTGCTGCTCAGCCCCGCCCACCCCTCGCTGCGGGCCCGCCCGGGCGCCTGGCGCGCATGGGACAGGTGGCACGCGACGACCGTGCCGTGGCTGACCTCGGTGGCCCGCGACGCGGGCGTGCGCCGGCTGGTGCTGCAGTCCAGCGCCCTGGTCTACGCCGACGGCGGTGGTGAGGAGGTCGACGAGCGGTCGTCGCTGGCCGTCACCGCGGCCACCGAGCCCTGGTGCGCGGCGGAGTCGGCCACGCACCGGTTCGTCGACGGCTGCCACACGGCCGTCGTGCTGCGTCTCGCACCGCTGCGCGACGACCCGTCGCAGATGGTGTGGCTGGAGGCCGCGGCCGAGCGGCCGGCGTCGTGCCTGCAGGTGTGGTGGCAGTCCACGACGACCGTGGCCGAGGCCGCGGACGCCATGGCGCGTGCCCTGCACTGCACCGGCGGCATCTTCAACGTGGGCAGCGCGGTCAGTGGTCCCGGCGCCAGCGAGGCCCACCGCCGGGCGGCCGACCGATTCGTGGCTCTCCCGTCGTGGGGTCATCTCCTGCCGTGGCGGGGGCGTACGCCCGAGCGGCTGGAGCCTTACACCCGCTCGGTGAGGCTGCAGCCGGACCGGTTCACGTTGGCGGCGGGTTGGGCGCCCGACGCGGCACGGCGTACGCGAGGGTGACGGTGCCCGATCGCGCCGAGCCCGACCGCGACGAGACCGCCGAGCCGGCCGGGTCGAGCCCGGAGCAGCGGAGTCGTCGCCGCGCGCGCCTCGCCGAGGTCTTCGGGGACGTGCTCCCCGAGCAGACCAGCGACGACGACAGCACGCACGACGGGGGCACCTCCGACGCGTGGCTGCGCCGGCAGGTGCCCCCGCACCACGGTTGATCGTCGACGCGATCCGGGCCGTGGCCCGGGCCGGGCGACTCAGGTGGTCGAGCCGCGCTGCTCCTTGAGCAGATCGCGGATCTCGGTCAGCAGCGCGACGTCCGCGGCCGGCGGCTCGGGCTCCTCGTCACCCTTGGCCCGACGCTCCTCGAGCTTGTTGTACGGCGTGATGACGAAGAAGTAGACGACGAACGCGATGATCAGGAACGTCACGAGCGCGGTCAGGAAGATGCCGATCGGCACGCCGGACCCCTCGATGACCTCGCCCGCGGCGTTGGTCTCGTCGAGGATCGTGAAGTTGTCGAAGTTCGGGGTGCCGCCGGTGACCTTGCCGATGAGACCGAGCAGCACGTTGGTGAAGGCCGTGACGACCGCACCGAACGCGGTGGCGATGATGACGGCGACGGCGAGCTCGACGAGGTTGCCGCGCATGATGAAGTCCTTGAAGCCCTTGAGCACCGGCGGACTCCTCTCGGGATGAGGCGGCCCGTCGGGCCGCACGGATAGGGACGACCGCACTTTAGGGTGAGAACGTGTAGAAGAGATAGCCCGCGGACGAGGCGCCGACGACGGCGTCGACCTGCGCGGCCGGCACGCCGAGCAGCACGAGCTCGCCGACCCTGCCCACGACGGGCAGGGTGCGGGCCACCGTGAGGGCCTCGCCCTGGCCGTCGGCGGCCACCAGGTCGACGACGTCACCGTCGCGCAGCAGCTGTGAGGCCTCGACGATCCTCACCGGCACGGTGGTCAGGCCGGGGGCGGTGCCGCGCTGCTCACCGCCCGCGAGACGGTGCAGTCCCACGGGCTCGCCCCGGCGTACGGGAACGGCCAGCGTGCGTCCCAGAAGACGGTCCGGCGTGGCCTCCGCCGAGGACGGCACGGACTCCGGCGTGAAGCCGCGCACCTCGAGGTCCTCGCGCGTCACGACGCTGCCGGCGGTGAGGTCGGCACGCGCCACGACCACGGGCGTCAGTGGCTGCTTCGTGCCCTGCGTCGCAGCGAGCGCGGTGACGACGGCCAGCAGCACCAGGAGCAGGGCCCATCGCCGCCGGTGCAGGATCAGCGCCCGGCGCACGCCCCACCATGCACGGCGGGCGCGAGGGAGGAGTGGGCCGGAGGCGGTGGGGGTCGCGGAGTTCACCCGCGGAGCGTAGGGCGGTGACGTGACCCGAGGGGCCCGTCATCCACAGGCTCCGATCAGGTCGCTGCCGAGACCTTGCTCGAGGCGGTGCCGGACGACGAGGACGACGAGGACCCCTTGGGCGACCCGCCCGTGCTGTCCGAGTTCGCGCCCGCGCTCGATCCTTTGGAGTCCGAGCCCGAGGAGCCCGAGCCCTTGGAGTCCGAGCCCGAGGAGTCCGAGCCCGAGGAGTCCGAGCCCGAGGACTCCGACCCCGTCGACTCGGAGGCCGACCCGCCCTTCGTGCCCTTCGCACCGTTGCGGCTGTCGGTCTTGTAGAAGCCGGAGCCCTTGAAGACGACGCCGACGGCGTTGTAGACCTTGCGCAGGCGCCCCTGGCACTCCGGGCACACGGTCAGCGAGTCCTCGGAGAAGCTCTGCACCTGCTCGAACGCGTGGTCGCACGCGGTGCAGGCGTACTGGTAGGTGGGCACGGGACCTCCTGGCTGGCTCGGCGGGGAGCGGTCTGGCACTCGACCCGGTCGAGTGCCAAGCATACGTGGCGTCGGGACGCGACGACGCACCGTGCCGGAGGATGGGCCCGTGACCGACAGTTCCGAGCCGACGCCACGTCAGGCGCCCCGCCGCTCCGCCGCGGAGCGATGGCGGGAGTGGCCGCAGTGGCTGCGGCGCGCCGTGACGCTCGCCGTGGTCGGTGTGCTGGTGCTGGCGGCGGCGGTGTGGGGAGGCGTGCGGACGGTGCGGGCCTCCCTGCCCCAGGTCGACGGTGAGGTCACCGTGGCGGGCCTGCGCTCGCCGGTGACCGTCGCTCGTGACGACGCGGGCATCGCCACGGTGCGGGCACGCACGACCTACGACCTCTTCGCCGCGCAGGGCTACGCGGCGGCGCAGGACCGCTTCTACGCGATGGACGTGGCCCGGCGGTACGCCTCCGGCACGCTCGCCGAGATCTACGGCGAGGAGGCCCTCGCCGGCGACAAGCTGGTGCGCACGCTGGGCTGGCAGCGCACCGCGGTCGAGGAGCTCTCCTTGCTGGACCCGGCCACGACCGCGGTCCTGGAGGCGTACGCGGACGGCGTGAACGCCTGGCTGCGCGGCCGGGAGGGGCGCGACCTGTCCCTGGAGTACGTGCTGCTCGAGAGCGACGGCCTCGCCGTGGCT
This region includes:
- a CDS encoding lytic murein transglycosylase; its protein translation is MRDVPVQEAVLVAGTVGASRVVVQAAPTPAERRVRVKAPWTASAEGVHGVPTTALEAYQRAARAVAGSCTIPWTLLAGIGRVETDHGRYGGSSLGTDGISRPLIRGLPLNGVGPVAAIRDSDRGQLDGDRVWDRAVGPMQFIPTTWASWASDGDGDGVTDPDDIDDAALAAARYLCRWSSGLTELSNQQGAVRTYNNDGYYVDLVLAYEVGYRTGVFDLPTPPPSTEDAEQLAQERAERRERRREQREREERRQQRAEERAARQEARQAERDRREAEKDAAGEGSTPDQPTPSPTRPPKPSPEPPKPTPTPTPKPTPTPKPTPTTPPASEEPTTPLEGTGLVP
- a CDS encoding FmdB family transcriptional regulator, which encodes MPTYQYACTACDHAFEQVQSFSEDSLTVCPECQGRLRKVYNAVGVVFKGSGFYKTDSRNGAKGTKGGSASESTGSESSGSDSSGSDSSGSDSKGSGSSGSDSKGSSAGANSDSTGGSPKGSSSSSSSGTASSKVSAAT
- a CDS encoding LCP family protein encodes the protein MSRRAAPSVPASSSPRRRSRLKITAAVLAALAVVVVGGLVVVYEKLDGNLNVTDVAGQLRDRPEQSPLPTGEDGEEPTAPVNILVIGSDTRAGEGNGIDDQNPGQRSDTNILLHLSGDRSFAYGVSIARDTVVERPDCYTDTGEVIPGGLDMWNAAYEEGGAACLIQQTEQLTGVRIDDFVEIDFNGFREMVDALGGVTVCVPEEVNDTTGNIYLPAGTYEVEGQQALDYVRVRYSVGNGSDVGRMKRQQAFMATMVNEATSAGTLANPVKLYNFLDAATESLTISSGLGSLADLVGLARQVNGIGLDRVQFTSVPIRQYEPDPNRLEWKPRAAERLWELIRTDQPLSGGLTKDVVTAAEGVPGSEPSDSPSATASASAIPDPEESAKAAAEAERRLANGLCA
- a CDS encoding beta-propeller domain-containing protein, producing MARRFSTRTRVGVTAAGVVGLAGALALGVVPDGVPTGGVGKPAPAAAAPGLVAFDSCEALRQYYVEQALPEVTAYGLGGGPVYALDAVAQSSVGGSVARDAAAVSDAVGSGETGTNVQEAGVDEPDVAKTDAAYVYQVVEQALVVTDVTGDAPEQVARFALPRGVSGAELLLVDDTVHVITQGGSDYPIASLGRSVVADSLMIGPVGDARTRVVTIDVSDRSAPQVTSDTQYDGSLVSARQYDDVVRLVTSDSSPDIDFVSPVMRTRSGDGPERLTAAEARRENRRLVREAPLEAWLPSVGDGEQLTDCDEVLRPADGSGYGTLSVIGLDGTASDPAASRSATALVASGDLAYSSTDQLVVATSRWGWTWGVELRREGADAAEGPETSLHVFDLDGLDAVWRASGSFEGGLKDRWSIDAHDDRIRVAAGIGYDSWMPEENAVISFAPEGDRLVETGRADGLGIGEEIKSVRWFDDLAIVVTFVQTDPLYTVDVSTGQPETLGELKIPGFSSYLHPIGEDRLLGLGTATRVVGQGERAFVRATAAKASVFDVSDLGSPTELDFTTLQRNTSFNPDPRAFTWLPDSSTGFVVSDEYGSRRPTAYVTRIDVDDAGSVTLSEAAQLRPYDSYAARTLPLGDGRVALVTLDGVRLLGLSG
- the mscL gene encoding large conductance mechanosensitive channel protein MscL; the protein is MLKGFKDFIMRGNLVELAVAVIIATAFGAVVTAFTNVLLGLIGKVTGGTPNFDNFTILDETNAAGEVIEGSGVPIGIFLTALVTFLIIAFVVYFFVITPYNKLEERRAKGDEEPEPPAADVALLTEIRDLLKEQRGSTT
- a CDS encoding saccharopine dehydrogenase NADP-binding domain-containing protein, which encodes MPDRAHPDRDYDVVLFGATGFTGQLTAAYLADHAPEGFRWALAGRSKEKLEKVRATLAEKHELAAELDLLVADVTDPASLRRVAESTGSVVTTVGPYLELGEPLVKACAEAGTDYLDITGEPEFVDRMYLEHHDKAVETGARLVHACGFDSIPHDLGALHNVLQLPDDEPVTMRGVVRAQGTFSGGTFASALTAMSRARQMQEVSRRRRSKEPAPAGGRRSRPKGTKPRRDSVLDLYLLPMPTLDPLVVARSGRAMPVYGPDFTYSHYAGIERLPVAVGGALGVTGLAAAAQLGPLRKFLIKRVPQGSGPSAERREKSWFTVDFIGEAADGTTVHTQVAGGDPGYEETSKMLAESALCLAFDPVPETSGQVTTAEAMGLQLVDRLDKAGITFSTL
- a CDS encoding YnfA family protein, giving the protein MDVVRSIALFVLAALAEIGGAWLVWQGVREHRGWLWIGLGVVALGLYGFVATLQPDANFGRILAAYGGVFVAGSLVWGMVLDGFEPDRYDVTGAVICLVGVAVIMYAPRAV